TTTTTATATTGTTCAATGAGTTGTTCACGCTCATCTTTCATTTTTTCAACGAGTGCATCACTTTTATCTGATACATTTAAAAACTCACCAATCTGTTTAATTGACGTAAATACGTCGTCGAGCGTTTTCGCATCGTTAATGACGAGTAATTCTGCATTCGTTGCTTCAATGATTTGGTCAATTTCAGCTTTCGCACTTTCACTTATAGATTCGTGTGAAATAATATGTGTCGGTTTTAACTGAATTACTTCTTCAGGGTTGATGTTAAAAGTATCGATTTTTGCGATGTCGCTGTCATTTAGAGACTCTGGATAATTGTCTACTGATGAAATACCGACAAAGTAATCCGTACCGACAAGCTCATTTACGATTTCCGTGTTACTCGGGATAAGTGATACGATACGTAAACTCGAATCATCTTCTTGGCTACATGCAGATAACATAAAAATTGCTATTAGTAATAAAACACGCTTCATAGACAAATACCTCACTTATATTTAGTTTTACATCGATTTTGGTGCGCTCACGCCGATGATTGTCAGTGCGTTTTCAATCGTTTGACGTACCGCTTCAATCATTAATAAATACGCGTATGTTTTTTCTTTGTCTTCGCCGAGCACTTTTTCTTGGTTGTAGAATTTGTGGAATTCTGATGCAAGTGTTTCGACATAATTTGTAATTCTATGGTTTGCGCGGGCTTCAGCCGCACTTTCAATCGTACGCTTAAAGTTACCGACTTGCTTTAATAACTCAAGTGCTTGAGGGTGCGTGAGCACGTCTAGTGATTTGCTTCTATCTAAGTTAAATCCTGCTTCTTCTGCTTGTTTTAAAATGCTACAAATTCTCGCGTGTGCATACTGAACGTAATAGACCGGGTTTTCGCTCGACTCTGATAAAGCTAAATCTAAGTCAAAATCAAACGGCGTGTCTGCACTACGCATCGCTAAGAAGTAACGTGCAGCATCGACACCAATTAAGTCCATTAACTCTCTTAACGTCACCGCATTTCCTGTACGTTTACTCATCTTAACTTCTTCGCCATCTTGAATTAAACGGACCATCTGCATAATTTCTACTTGTAGTTTCTCAGGGTCTTCACCGAGCGCACCAATCGACGCTTTAATACGGTTAATGTAACCGTGGTGATCTGCACCAAATAAGTCGATTAATAAATCATAACCACGTCTTAATTTGTCGTAATGGTACGCAATGTCTGGCATGAAGTACGTGTATGTACCG
Above is a genomic segment from Nosocomiicoccus massiliensis containing:
- a CDS encoding ABC transporter substrate-binding protein — protein: MKRVLLLIAIFMLSACSQEDDSSLRIVSLIPSNTEIVNELVGTDYFVGISSVDNYPESLNDSDIAKIDTFNINPEEVIQLKPTHIISHESISESAKAEIDQIIEATNAELLVINDAKTLDDVFTSIKQIGEFLNVSDKSDALVEKMKDEREQLIEQYKNTDEKTAFVLITTPPDIYVAANDTFMSSVLNDINIVNVFDDLQDFPMVDVEAVVERSPEYLISATGISKEQVSHVVNDEKAFKDMPFTDEEKLCVPNVDEISRPGPRILSAMKDIAECVHE